A window of Desulfuromonas soudanensis genomic DNA:
GATTTCCTGATGCGCATGGAGGGGGTGACCCTGGTGCTGGGGATGGGGAACTACCGGGACAAGGAGATCCTCTCCCTGCGCACCACCGATCTCTCGGTCAATGCCGGCGAGGTGATCCAGGCGGTCGTTGCCGGCCTCGGCACGGCCGGGGGGCACGGGATGACCGCCGGCGGCCAGATCCATCCCCTGCAGGGGGATCGGGCCCTGCAGAAGGAGCTGGAGAATACCCTGGCCCGGCGCCTCCTGGAGACCCTGGGGAAAACCCCCTGCCGCCCCAAACGACTGGTCCCCTCCTGAGAGGGGGTCGATTGACAGCCCCGGTTGACTTGGGGTATAAACATGTCGGCTTTTTCCCGAGGTGACCATGCTGCGCTCTCTTCTGCTCCTGTTTTTCCTCCTCCTCCCCCTCTTCTCCGCCGATGCCGCCGTGGAGCTGGCCCTGAAGGGTCGTCCGCCGGTGACCCTCACCGAGGTCTATCTGCGCGACGGGGTCTCCTATCTGGCCATCGACGACGTCCTGGCCGTTCTCGAGCTGAAGGGGGACTGGGACTCGGTGCGGCATGTCTACACCCTCCAGACGCCGCGGGGAGCGGCGGTGATCTCTCCCGGCAGCCGTTACCTGCGCCAGGGGGAGAGCTTCATTCCCCTGGCCCACCAACCCCGTTTCATCGATGGCCGTCTGCGGGTCGCCGAGGATTTCGTCAACGAGCAGCTCCCGGCCTTCCTCGACGAGCCGGTCTACTACCGCAATCTCAAACCCTCCGCCGTGCGGGCCGACGTGGGGGAGACCCCCCTCGACCGGCTCTTCGCCTTTGTGCTGCGAAAGAAGAAGTCGGCCGACGAACCGGCGCTGCGCGGGATCGTTCTCGATCCCGGCCACGGCGGCCAGGATCCGGGGGCCATCGGCCTCAAGGGGCTCAAGGAAAAGGCCGTGACTCTCGGCGTCGCCCGGCGCCTGGACAAGCTGATCAAGATGCAGATGGGGATCCCCACCTACCTCACCCGCAACGACGACTATGCCCTGAATCTGCAGCAGCGCCTCGAGGCGGTGGCCCGTCCCGATGTCGATGCCCTGATCCTCCTCCACGCCCAGGCGTCGTTCAGCGACCGGCCGGGCGGCGTCACACTGGTGATCCGTCCCCGGGATGAGGCCGCCGGCGGAGAGGTCGTCGAAGGAGAGGGGGGGAGCATGAAGCTCGCCCAAAAGCTCCGCGGCGCCCTGGAACGCTCCGGTATCTCCGTCGACGGCATCGTCCGCGCCCCCCTCCTCCCTCTCGGGCGCGGCAATCTGCCGACGGTCCTGGTCGAGGTCGGCTACCTGTCCAACCCCCGGGACAACCTCCGGCTCTCCGATCCGGCCGGGCAGGATGAGCTGGCCATGGCTCTGCTCAACGGTCTGAAATCTTTTGTCGATGAATTGAAGGAGTTTCGCTGATAATGAACGATGAAAAGAATCGCAACGACGGAAGGTCTGCGGCGGCGCTGCGGCCGGTGACTTTTCAGCGGGGCTTCACCCGTTATGCCGAGGGCTCCGTCCTCGTCTCCTTCGGGGAAACCCGTGTCCTGTGCAACGCCACCGTCGAGGAGAGCGTCCCCTCCTTCATGCGCGGGCAGGGGAGGGGGTGGGTGACCGCCGAATACTCCATGCTCCCCCGCGCCACCCACAGCCGCTCCCCCCGGGAGTCGAGCCGCGGCAAGGTCGGCGGGCGGACCCATGAGATCCAGCGCCTGATCGGGCGTTCGCTGCGGGCGGTGGTCGACCTCGAGGCGCTCGGCGAACGCAGCATCCAGATCGACTGCGATGTCCTGCAGGCCGACGGCGGGACGCGCACCGCCTCCATCACCGGCGCCTACGTCGCCCTCGCCGATGCCCTCAACGGTCTGGTCGCCAAGGGGTTGCTCCTCTCCTCGCCGTTGAAGGAGAGCGTCGCCGCGGTGAGCGTCGGCATCGTCGATGGCTCCCCCCTTCTCGATCTCAACTACGGCGAGGATTCCCACGCCGCCGTCGACATGAACTTCGTCATCACCGGGTCCGGGCGCTTCGTCGAGGTCCAGGGGACCGCCGAAGAGGAGCCTTTTTCCCTCGCCGAACTCGATGCCCTGCGCG
This region includes:
- a CDS encoding N-acetylmuramoyl-L-alanine amidase family protein, which encodes MLRSLLLLFFLLLPLFSADAAVELALKGRPPVTLTEVYLRDGVSYLAIDDVLAVLELKGDWDSVRHVYTLQTPRGAAVISPGSRYLRQGESFIPLAHQPRFIDGRLRVAEDFVNEQLPAFLDEPVYYRNLKPSAVRADVGETPLDRLFAFVLRKKKSADEPALRGIVLDPGHGGQDPGAIGLKGLKEKAVTLGVARRLDKLIKMQMGIPTYLTRNDDYALNLQQRLEAVARPDVDALILLHAQASFSDRPGGVTLVIRPRDEAAGGEVVEGEGGSMKLAQKLRGALERSGISVDGIVRAPLLPLGRGNLPTVLVEVGYLSNPRDNLRLSDPAGQDELAMALLNGLKSFVDELKEFR
- the rph gene encoding ribonuclease PH; its protein translation is MNDEKNRNDGRSAAALRPVTFQRGFTRYAEGSVLVSFGETRVLCNATVEESVPSFMRGQGRGWVTAEYSMLPRATHSRSPRESSRGKVGGRTHEIQRLIGRSLRAVVDLEALGERSIQIDCDVLQADGGTRTASITGAYVALADALNGLVAKGLLLSSPLKESVAAVSVGIVDGSPLLDLNYGEDSHAAVDMNFVITGSGRFVEVQGTAEEEPFSLAELDALRDLALAGCRELAVLQDRALEG